A window from Mangifera indica cultivar Alphonso chromosome 2, CATAS_Mindica_2.1, whole genome shotgun sequence encodes these proteins:
- the LOC123209112 gene encoding pentatricopeptide repeat-containing protein At5g48910-like isoform X1 translates to MSTTTTSSTTNLPHNVKPDHLSKTNIPTSELSQKTILDLLNTKCTTSLHLLKQAHAVVLKSGHFQDHYVAGTLLKSYANSPSSNLNFVSKVFYYVPRPNVFVWNVMLKSCLDHNETWKVISYYYKMVVANARPNKFTYPVVFKACNIAGVDKEGLQIHTHVVKLGLHGDIHIKSSAIQMYASFGLLMDARQFLDDGQECDVICWNAMIDGYLKWGDIEAAKELFNSMVEKNIGSYNAMISGLAKCGRFDDARKLFDEMSDKNEITWSSIIDGYIKGGYYKEALEVFNQMQNQEIRPRKFVLSSVLCACANFGALDQGRWIHAYLKRNSINLDAVLGTALIDMYVKCGCLDMAWEVFENMKKKEVFSWNAMIGGLAMHGRAGDAIELFFKMLRERMTPDKITFVSILSACAHAGMVDRGLEVLDNMKITFGIEPEVEHYGCVVDLLGRAGLLTEAEELISTMPMEPNAAVWGALLGACKKHGNIELSERVGKILLEMEPENSGRYALLSNIYAKEGRWDDVAEVRKLMKERGIKTNPGISTIDLNGIVHEFKMGDGSHPQVKEIYLMLEKIIDKLKMEGYSPIASQVLFDIEEEDKETALKYHSEKLAIAFGLINTNPGTTIRIVKNLRVCEDCHSATKLISKVFERDIIVRDRVRYHHFRNGKCSCNDFW, encoded by the coding sequence atgagcACAACCACAACCAGTAGCACCACAAATCTTCCTCACAATGTAAAACCAGATCACCTTTCAAAAACAAACATACCCACTTCCGAACTTTCCCAGAAAACAATCCTAGACCTTTTAAACACAAAATGCACCACTTCTTTACACCTCCTCAAGCAGGCTCACGCTGTTGTTTTAAAGAGTGGCCACTTTCAAGACCATTATGTAGCTGGCACGTTACTCAAGTCTTATGCAAATTCTCCTTCCAGCAACTTGAATTTTGTATCGAAGGTCTTCTATTATGTCCCTAGGCCTAATGTTTTTGTATGGAATGTTATGCTCAAAAGTTGCTTGGACCATAATGAGACTTGGAAGGTAATCTCCTATTATTATAAGATGGTCGTTGCTAATGCTAGGCCTAATAAGTTCACTTATCCTGTTGTTTTTAAGGCCTGCAATATTGCAGGTGTTGATAAAGAAGGATTGCAGATTCATACTCATGTAGTGAAACTTGGACTTCATGGAGATATTCACATTAAAAGTTCTGCAATTCAAATGTATGCATCTTTTGGACTTTTAATGGATGCAAGACAGTTTCTTGATGATGGTCAAGAATGTGATGTCATTTGTTGGAATGCTATGATTGATGGTTACTTGAAATGGGGAGACATTGAAGCTGCTAAAGAGTTGTTTAATTCTATGgttgaaaaaaatattggatCTTATAATGCTATGATAAGTGGTTTAGCTAAGTGTGGAAGGTTTGATGATGCTAGAAAGTTATTTGATGAGATGAGTGATAAGAATGAAATCACATGGAGTTCAATTATTGACGGTTATATCAAAGGAGGGTACTATAAAGAGGCCTTGGAAGTATTTAATCAAATGCAGAATCAAGAGATTAGGCCAAGGAAATTTGTTTTGTCAAGTGTGCTATGTGCTTGTGCAAATTTTGGGGCTCTTGATCAGGGGAGATGGATTCATGcttatttgaaaagaaattcTATAAACTTGGATGCAGTATTGGGGACTGCCTTGATTGATATGTATGTCAAATGCGGGTGTCTTGATATGGCATGGGAGGTTTTTGAgaacatgaaaaagaaagaagtgtTTTCTTGGAATGCCATGATTGGTGGGCTAGCCATGCATGGCCGAGCAGGGGAtgcaattgaattattttttaaaatgctaAGGGAAAGGATGACACCTGATAAAATTACGtttgttagtattttaagtgcTTGTGCTCATGCGGGGATGGTTGACAGAGGCTTAGAGGTTTTGGATAATATGAAGATAACATTTGGTATTGAGCCTGAGGTGGAGCATTATGGATGTGTGGTAGACCTGTTAGGAAGGGCAGGGCTTTTAACTGAGGCTGAGGAACTCATTAGTACGATGCCAATGGAACCCAATGCAGCTGTTTGGGGTGCTCTTTTGGGTGCTTGTAAGAAACATGGAAATATTGAATTGAGTGAGAGGGTGGGGAAGATTTTGCTAGAGATGGAGCCAGAAAATAGTGGTCGATATGCATTGTTATCGAACATCTATGCGAAGGAAGGAAGATGGGATGATGTCGCAGAAGTAAGGAAGTTGATGAAGGAAAGAGGAATAAAGACAAATCCAGGAATTAGCACAATTGATTTGAATGGTATTGTTCATGAATTTAAAATGGGAGATGGATCACACCCTCAAGTGAAGGAAATCTATTTGATGTTGGAGAAGATCATTGATAAGCTGAAGATGGAAGGCTATTCACCAATTGCATCCCAAGTTCTGTTTGATATTGAAGAGGAAGATAAGGAAACTGCCCTTAAGTACCACAGTGAAAAGCTTGCAATTGCATTTGGACTCATTAACACAAATCCGGGAACAACCATCCGCATTGTAAAGAATTTGAGGGTGTGTGAGGATTGCCATTCTGCCACAAAGCTTATTTCTAAAGTATTTGAAAGGGATATCATTGTGAGGGACCGTGTTCGGTATCATCATTTCAGAAATGGTAAATGCTCCTGTAATGACTTTTGGTAA
- the LOC123209112 gene encoding pentatricopeptide repeat-containing protein At5g48910-like isoform X2: MSTTTTSSTTNLPHNVKPDHLSKTNIPTSELSQKTILDLLNTKCTTSLHLLKQAHAVVLKSGHFQDHYVAGTLLKSYANSPSSNLNFVSKVFYYVPRPNVFVWNVMLKSCLDHNETWKACNIAGVDKEGLQIHTHVVKLGLHGDIHIKSSAIQMYASFGLLMDARQFLDDGQECDVICWNAMIDGYLKWGDIEAAKELFNSMVEKNIGSYNAMISGLAKCGRFDDARKLFDEMSDKNEITWSSIIDGYIKGGYYKEALEVFNQMQNQEIRPRKFVLSSVLCACANFGALDQGRWIHAYLKRNSINLDAVLGTALIDMYVKCGCLDMAWEVFENMKKKEVFSWNAMIGGLAMHGRAGDAIELFFKMLRERMTPDKITFVSILSACAHAGMVDRGLEVLDNMKITFGIEPEVEHYGCVVDLLGRAGLLTEAEELISTMPMEPNAAVWGALLGACKKHGNIELSERVGKILLEMEPENSGRYALLSNIYAKEGRWDDVAEVRKLMKERGIKTNPGISTIDLNGIVHEFKMGDGSHPQVKEIYLMLEKIIDKLKMEGYSPIASQVLFDIEEEDKETALKYHSEKLAIAFGLINTNPGTTIRIVKNLRVCEDCHSATKLISKVFERDIIVRDRVRYHHFRNGKCSCNDFW, translated from the exons atgagcACAACCACAACCAGTAGCACCACAAATCTTCCTCACAATGTAAAACCAGATCACCTTTCAAAAACAAACATACCCACTTCCGAACTTTCCCAGAAAACAATCCTAGACCTTTTAAACACAAAATGCACCACTTCTTTACACCTCCTCAAGCAGGCTCACGCTGTTGTTTTAAAGAGTGGCCACTTTCAAGACCATTATGTAGCTGGCACGTTACTCAAGTCTTATGCAAATTCTCCTTCCAGCAACTTGAATTTTGTATCGAAGGTCTTCTATTATGTCCCTAGGCCTAATGTTTTTGTATGGAATGTTATGCTCAAAAGTTGCTTGGACCATAATGAGACTTGGAAG GCCTGCAATATTGCAGGTGTTGATAAAGAAGGATTGCAGATTCATACTCATGTAGTGAAACTTGGACTTCATGGAGATATTCACATTAAAAGTTCTGCAATTCAAATGTATGCATCTTTTGGACTTTTAATGGATGCAAGACAGTTTCTTGATGATGGTCAAGAATGTGATGTCATTTGTTGGAATGCTATGATTGATGGTTACTTGAAATGGGGAGACATTGAAGCTGCTAAAGAGTTGTTTAATTCTATGgttgaaaaaaatattggatCTTATAATGCTATGATAAGTGGTTTAGCTAAGTGTGGAAGGTTTGATGATGCTAGAAAGTTATTTGATGAGATGAGTGATAAGAATGAAATCACATGGAGTTCAATTATTGACGGTTATATCAAAGGAGGGTACTATAAAGAGGCCTTGGAAGTATTTAATCAAATGCAGAATCAAGAGATTAGGCCAAGGAAATTTGTTTTGTCAAGTGTGCTATGTGCTTGTGCAAATTTTGGGGCTCTTGATCAGGGGAGATGGATTCATGcttatttgaaaagaaattcTATAAACTTGGATGCAGTATTGGGGACTGCCTTGATTGATATGTATGTCAAATGCGGGTGTCTTGATATGGCATGGGAGGTTTTTGAgaacatgaaaaagaaagaagtgtTTTCTTGGAATGCCATGATTGGTGGGCTAGCCATGCATGGCCGAGCAGGGGAtgcaattgaattattttttaaaatgctaAGGGAAAGGATGACACCTGATAAAATTACGtttgttagtattttaagtgcTTGTGCTCATGCGGGGATGGTTGACAGAGGCTTAGAGGTTTTGGATAATATGAAGATAACATTTGGTATTGAGCCTGAGGTGGAGCATTATGGATGTGTGGTAGACCTGTTAGGAAGGGCAGGGCTTTTAACTGAGGCTGAGGAACTCATTAGTACGATGCCAATGGAACCCAATGCAGCTGTTTGGGGTGCTCTTTTGGGTGCTTGTAAGAAACATGGAAATATTGAATTGAGTGAGAGGGTGGGGAAGATTTTGCTAGAGATGGAGCCAGAAAATAGTGGTCGATATGCATTGTTATCGAACATCTATGCGAAGGAAGGAAGATGGGATGATGTCGCAGAAGTAAGGAAGTTGATGAAGGAAAGAGGAATAAAGACAAATCCAGGAATTAGCACAATTGATTTGAATGGTATTGTTCATGAATTTAAAATGGGAGATGGATCACACCCTCAAGTGAAGGAAATCTATTTGATGTTGGAGAAGATCATTGATAAGCTGAAGATGGAAGGCTATTCACCAATTGCATCCCAAGTTCTGTTTGATATTGAAGAGGAAGATAAGGAAACTGCCCTTAAGTACCACAGTGAAAAGCTTGCAATTGCATTTGGACTCATTAACACAAATCCGGGAACAACCATCCGCATTGTAAAGAATTTGAGGGTGTGTGAGGATTGCCATTCTGCCACAAAGCTTATTTCTAAAGTATTTGAAAGGGATATCATTGTGAGGGACCGTGTTCGGTATCATCATTTCAGAAATGGTAAATGCTCCTGTAATGACTTTTGGTAA